A single Marinitoga aeolica DNA region contains:
- the rpsB gene encoding 30S ribosomal protein S2 — MAVISMKQLLEAGVHFGHRTRRWNPKMKPYIFTERKGIYIIDLQKSLKAVEEAYEFVRDQAAEGKVILFVGTKKQAQQIIADEAKRAGAYYVNNRWLGGLLTNFPTIKKRIKKLEELDEFVNSEEFEKLPKKEQSKIKKMYEKLDKNLGGLRGMKKIPDLLFLIDPRKEQIAVAEANMLGLPVIALVDTNCDPDPIDIVIPGNDDAIRAIKLITSKIADAYIEGREGRMGEESISAESEEEVIDAVEEVTKAKVEAEEKYGEVVEEEE, encoded by the coding sequence ATGGCAGTTATTAGCATGAAACAACTTTTAGAAGCAGGGGTACATTTCGGACATAGAACTAGAAGATGGAACCCTAAAATGAAACCTTACATTTTTACAGAAAGAAAAGGTATTTACATTATTGACTTACAAAAATCATTAAAAGCAGTAGAAGAAGCATATGAATTTGTTAGAGATCAGGCTGCAGAAGGAAAAGTTATTTTATTTGTTGGTACTAAGAAGCAAGCACAGCAAATCATTGCTGATGAAGCAAAAAGAGCAGGAGCATATTATGTAAATAACAGATGGTTAGGTGGTTTATTAACTAATTTCCCAACAATTAAAAAGAGAATTAAAAAGTTAGAAGAATTAGATGAATTCGTTAATTCAGAAGAATTTGAAAAATTACCTAAAAAAGAACAGAGTAAAATTAAAAAAATGTATGAAAAACTAGATAAAAACCTTGGTGGTTTAAGAGGAATGAAAAAAATCCCTGACTTATTATTCTTAATTGATCCAAGAAAAGAACAAATAGCTGTTGCAGAAGCAAATATGTTAGGTCTTCCTGTAATTGCTTTGGTTGATACAAATTGTGATCCTGATCCAATAGATATTGTAATTCCTGGAAATGATGATGCAATTAGAGCAATAAAATTAATTACTTCAAAAATTGCAGATGCATACATTGAAGGTAGAGAAGGAAGAATGGGAGAAGAATCAATTTCAGCAGAATCTGAAGAAGAAGTTATTGATGCTGTTGAAGAAGTAACAAAAGCAAAAGTAGAAGCAGAAGAAAAATACGGAGAAGTTGTTGAGGAAGAAGAATAA
- the rpmF gene encoding 50S ribosomal protein L32 gives MAVPKQKTSRARTHRRRAANLYKAIKVNVTKCPNCGEPKLPHRVCLNCGYYNGKQILEIGE, from the coding sequence ATGGCTGTACCTAAGCAAAAAACATCAAGAGCAAGGACACATAGAAGGAGAGCTGCAAATTTATACAAAGCAATTAAAGTTAATGTTACAAAATGTCCAAATTGTGGAGAACCAAAACTCCCCCATAGAGTATGTTTAAATTGTGGATACTATAATGGAAAACAAATCTTAGAAATAGGTGAATAA
- a CDS encoding HD-GYP domain-containing protein, translating to MSFKKIKIYDSTNLSKGLLNIFLFEYTLNMDDAEIVISNKQENINKTYILLKNEQLNLIENNHNLFISDFSIENFQVILLKLLSNIFNEKPFELLYLLEDKRKEVAEFIKNLIVLFEVEDKKSSMSHTQRVAFYSKKFAEYLKWPEDKIELVYDLAMLHDVGRIGIEQLMLFSKTRVYDLEEWDLEHTVAGSIFLANRKELWYAMDVVRSHHEYWDGTGYPDHLKGEKIPYMARFIGIIDWFDWATHTATSEHFGILTPEESIEYVEFNLGKKFDPILGEKFINFIKEYLSKEQFI from the coding sequence ATGTCATTTAAAAAAATTAAAATTTATGACTCTACTAATTTGTCTAAAGGCTTATTAAACATTTTCTTATTCGAATATACACTTAATATGGATGATGCTGAAATAGTAATCTCAAATAAACAGGAAAACATCAATAAAACTTATATTTTATTAAAAAATGAACAATTGAATTTAATAGAAAATAATCATAATCTTTTTATATCCGATTTTTCTATTGAAAATTTTCAGGTCATATTATTAAAGTTATTATCCAACATTTTTAATGAAAAACCTTTTGAATTATTATATTTATTGGAAGACAAAAGAAAAGAAGTGGCTGAATTTATAAAAAACCTTATAGTTTTATTTGAAGTGGAAGATAAAAAAAGCAGTATGAGTCATACACAAAGAGTCGCATTTTATTCAAAAAAATTTGCTGAATATTTAAAATGGCCAGAAGACAAAATAGAACTTGTTTATGATTTAGCTATGTTACATGATGTTGGAAGGATAGGTATAGAACAGTTAATGCTTTTTTCAAAAACTCGTGTTTATGATTTGGAAGAATGGGACTTAGAACATACGGTAGCTGGATCAATTTTTCTAGCAAACAGAAAAGAATTATGGTATGCTATGGACGTAGTTAGATCACATCACGAATATTGGGACGGAACAGGTTATCCAGATCATTTAAAAGGTGAAAAAATACCTTATATGGCTAGATTTATAGGTATTATAGATTGGTTTGACTGGGCTACGCACACCGCCACATCAGAACATTTCGGCATATTAACTCCTGAAGAATCCATAGAATATGTAGAATTTAATTTAGGTAAGAAATTTGATCCAATTTTAGGAGAAAAATTTATTAATTTTATTAAAGAATACCTTTCAAAGGAACAATTCATATAA
- the glmS gene encoding glutamine--fructose-6-phosphate transaminase (isomerizing) — protein sequence MCGIVGLVGKKEVKVKDIVNGLQKLEYRGYDSAGIAFSQNNHIELIKTTGKIANLRKELNREIENDISIGIAHTRWATHGGVTDLNAHPHTDCTGKIALVHNGIIENFQELRKELIEKGHKFKSETDTEVIAHLVEEYYEGNLFEAVLKTIKRLEGAYAIGVIHTDEKRIVSVRKGSPLVVAYNEDYAVLASDITPIIKYTKDVYFMNDNEMAVLEPGKIEFYNINGEKIEKKSVHIDWDEQAAEKGGYDHFMLKEINEQPEALKAAITGRIKNGEPVISEINNIEEFIKNNLKKIFIVACGTSYHAGLTFKYFMNRYSKIDVDIEVASEFRYMNPHVDENTLVVAISQSGETIDTLEGIRIAKEKGAKVITISNVYGSTIPRESHGAIYMNTGPEIGVAATKTYTAQIAILYALGAKIIELTEGLNEEIRGILKGIEKMPEIYKEVLKLNEKIKELAREYVKYQHMMYIGRGFGYPTALEGALKLKEISYIHAAGYQAGELKHGPIALLDEQFPVFAIIPKDSLYEKMKSNLMESRARNANIIAITTKGNEEIKQLANEYIMVPETHEALYPLVMAPVIQLFSYNVAVLRKLDPDKPRNLAKSVTVE from the coding sequence ATGTGTGGAATTGTGGGATTGGTAGGGAAAAAAGAAGTAAAGGTAAAAGACATAGTAAATGGATTACAAAAGTTAGAATATAGGGGGTATGATTCAGCGGGGATAGCGTTTTCACAAAATAATCATATAGAGTTGATAAAAACAACAGGAAAAATAGCAAATTTAAGAAAAGAATTGAATAGAGAAATTGAAAACGATATAAGTATAGGAATAGCCCATACTAGATGGGCAACTCATGGAGGAGTAACAGATTTAAATGCTCATCCACATACGGATTGTACAGGTAAAATAGCATTAGTACATAATGGAATAATAGAAAATTTTCAGGAATTAAGAAAAGAATTAATAGAGAAAGGGCATAAATTTAAATCAGAAACAGATACAGAAGTAATAGCGCATTTAGTAGAAGAATATTATGAAGGAAATTTGTTTGAAGCGGTATTAAAAACAATAAAAAGGTTAGAGGGTGCATATGCAATAGGAGTAATACATACAGATGAAAAAAGGATAGTTTCAGTAAGAAAAGGGAGTCCTTTAGTAGTAGCATATAATGAGGATTATGCAGTATTGGCATCAGACATAACCCCAATAATAAAATATACAAAAGATGTATATTTTATGAACGATAATGAAATGGCGGTATTAGAACCAGGAAAAATAGAATTTTATAATATAAATGGAGAAAAAATAGAAAAAAAATCAGTGCACATAGATTGGGATGAACAAGCAGCAGAAAAAGGCGGATATGATCACTTTATGTTAAAAGAAATAAATGAACAACCTGAGGCATTAAAAGCAGCAATAACAGGAAGAATAAAAAATGGAGAACCGGTAATATCGGAAATAAATAATATAGAAGAATTTATAAAAAATAATTTAAAGAAAATATTTATAGTAGCATGTGGAACCAGTTATCATGCAGGATTAACTTTTAAATATTTTATGAACAGATATTCGAAAATAGATGTGGATATAGAAGTAGCTTCAGAATTTAGATATATGAATCCGCATGTGGATGAAAACACCTTAGTAGTTGCGATATCTCAATCAGGTGAGACAATAGATACATTAGAAGGAATAAGAATAGCAAAAGAAAAGGGAGCAAAAGTAATAACAATAAGCAATGTATATGGTTCAACAATTCCAAGAGAATCACATGGAGCAATATATATGAACACAGGTCCAGAAATAGGAGTGGCAGCGACGAAAACATATACAGCTCAAATAGCTATATTATACGCATTAGGTGCCAAAATAATAGAGTTAACAGAAGGATTAAATGAAGAAATAAGAGGCATATTAAAAGGTATAGAAAAGATGCCAGAAATATATAAAGAAGTATTAAAATTAAACGAAAAAATAAAAGAATTAGCAAGAGAATATGTAAAATATCAGCATATGATGTATATAGGAAGAGGATTTGGGTACCCTACGGCATTAGAAGGAGCGTTAAAACTAAAAGAAATCAGTTATATACATGCAGCAGGATATCAAGCAGGAGAATTAAAACATGGTCCAATAGCATTATTAGATGAACAATTCCCTGTATTTGCAATAATACCAAAAGATTCATTATATGAAAAGATGAAGTCAAATTTAATGGAATCAAGAGCAAGAAATGCGAATATAATAGCAATAACAACAAAAGGAAATGAAGAAATAAAACAATTAGCAAATGAATATATAATGGTTCCGGAGACGCATGAAGCATTATATCCATTAGTAATGGCGCCAGTTATCCAATTGTTTTCTTATAATGTAGCAGTATTGAGAAAACTTGATCCGGATAAACCAAGGAATTTGGCGAAAAGTGTTACAGTAGAGTAA
- the rsfS gene encoding ribosome silencing factor, producing MNIKSEGEILELTKKIVKVLYEKDGIDIKILDMKESPLLVDYFVIATGNSETHLNALRDAVVEKFKEENHNLLYYDKDKGYEWLIVDGGSVVVHLFTESAREFYDLEGLWSEAKRINI from the coding sequence GTGAATATAAAATCAGAAGGGGAAATTCTTGAATTAACAAAAAAAATTGTAAAAGTGTTATATGAGAAAGATGGAATTGATATAAAAATATTAGATATGAAAGAATCCCCTTTATTAGTAGACTATTTTGTTATAGCAACAGGTAATTCTGAAACTCATTTAAATGCATTGAGAGATGCTGTTGTTGAAAAATTCAAAGAAGAAAATCATAATTTATTATACTACGATAAAGATAAAGGATATGAATGGCTAATAGTTGATGGTGGAAGTGTGGTTGTTCATTTGTTCACAGAAAGTGCAAGAGAATTTTATGATTTAGAAGGATTATGGAGTGAAGCAAAAAGGATTAATATTTAG
- the plsX gene encoding phosphate acyltransferase PlsX codes for MPEKARIGLDLFGGDNAPNSTLKGAIFALKNNFIDELYLIGGEETLKNDIPQELWSKIKFIKAENSVDNHTKPTEVLKLKNSSIYIGTEMMKNGELDAFVSAGSTGALLAAGTFVTGRIKGIDRPALVIPLPGKGGKPRVLVDGGANAELKPAHFISLAKEGIAFAKFLGIKNPKVHILNIGTEESKGTKLVKEAAEYLTNDPKINYIGFVEGRDIFEKEIDVIVTDGFTGNNTLKTIEGTAYYIMSELKEKIVNGGIFAKLGALLLKKALKGLKASLDYRQYGGTFFLGINGILIKAHGSSDSEAIANALAVANRAVKENIVEKIKDIL; via the coding sequence ATGCCTGAAAAAGCCAGAATCGGCTTAGATTTATTTGGTGGAGATAACGCGCCCAATTCTACTTTAAAGGGCGCGATTTTTGCTTTAAAAAACAATTTTATTGATGAATTGTATTTAATTGGGGGAGAAGAAACTTTAAAAAATGATATACCACAAGAATTATGGAGTAAAATTAAGTTTATTAAAGCTGAAAATTCAGTTGATAATCATACAAAACCTACAGAAGTTTTGAAATTAAAAAATAGTTCTATTTATATCGGAACAGAAATGATGAAAAATGGGGAATTGGATGCTTTTGTAAGCGCTGGAAGTACAGGAGCACTTTTGGCCGCTGGGACGTTTGTTACAGGTAGGATTAAAGGTATAGATAGACCTGCTTTAGTTATACCATTACCGGGAAAAGGTGGTAAACCAAGAGTTTTAGTTGATGGTGGTGCTAATGCAGAGCTAAAACCAGCTCATTTTATTTCTCTTGCAAAAGAAGGAATTGCTTTTGCGAAATTTCTTGGTATAAAAAATCCAAAGGTTCATATATTAAATATAGGAACCGAGGAAAGTAAAGGAACTAAATTGGTTAAAGAAGCGGCAGAGTACTTAACTAATGACCCAAAAATAAATTATATTGGATTTGTTGAAGGAAGAGATATTTTTGAAAAAGAAATAGATGTAATAGTAACTGACGGATTTACCGGTAATAACACTTTAAAAACAATTGAAGGAACTGCTTACTATATAATGTCTGAATTAAAAGAAAAAATAGTAAATGGTGGAATATTTGCCAAATTGGGAGCTTTATTATTAAAAAAAGCATTAAAAGGGTTAAAAGCAAGCCTTGATTATAGGCAATATGGTGGAACATTTTTTCTTGGGATTAATGGAATACTTATAAAGGCTCACGGTTCATCTGATAGTGAGGCTATTGCCAATGCTCTTGCTGTTGCAAATAGAGCTGTAAAAGAAAATATAGTAGAAAAGATAAAGGATATATTGTAG
- the miaB gene encoding tRNA (N6-isopentenyl adenosine(37)-C2)-methylthiotransferase MiaB yields the protein MKFYIKTFGCQMNVNESEIMTGVLEKEGFEWTENPQEADFIILNSCAVREKAEHKLYGAIGQYEKLKKKRENLVIAVGGCVAEKEKKNILTRFHGVDFVFGTRNYMNIKELYDKAKKGKRFADFSDNFDKITAELPKHPYSKHHGWINIIYGCNKYCTYCIVPYTRHFEKSRPIADILKEVKYYNDNKYREITFLGQNVDSYGKDFGDKKPKLDILIREAAKFDSIKRIWFLTSYPTDITDKLIEEVANNFKAAKNFHLPVQAGSNNILRKMNRRYTKEFYINLIEKIKNTVPKVTISGDIIVGFPGETDEDFMDTVDLVKKIRYERLNLAEYSPREGTISAKYYEDDVPKRIKNKRFQYLMNIQKQINHEENEKYLDKVVTVIQENKTKSGAYIGRTINNKVIIFESTEDLIGKFVKIKINKISAGPLYGEIIAKENDKTFNKIESYI from the coding sequence GTGAAGTTTTATATCAAAACATTTGGATGTCAGATGAATGTGAATGAGTCTGAAATTATGACTGGAGTATTGGAAAAAGAGGGCTTCGAATGGACAGAAAATCCACAAGAAGCTGATTTTATTATTTTGAACAGTTGTGCGGTAAGGGAAAAAGCAGAACATAAACTATATGGTGCAATTGGTCAATATGAAAAGTTGAAGAAAAAGCGCGAAAATTTGGTTATTGCTGTAGGAGGATGTGTGGCGGAAAAAGAAAAGAAAAATATATTAACCAGATTTCATGGTGTGGATTTTGTCTTTGGAACGCGAAATTATATGAATATAAAAGAATTATATGATAAAGCCAAAAAAGGTAAAAGATTTGCGGATTTTTCAGATAATTTTGATAAAATAACAGCTGAATTGCCAAAACATCCATATAGTAAGCATCATGGATGGATTAATATTATTTATGGATGTAATAAATATTGTACATATTGTATAGTTCCGTACACAAGACATTTTGAAAAAAGTAGACCTATTGCAGATATTCTAAAAGAAGTAAAATACTATAATGATAATAAATATAGAGAAATAACTTTTTTAGGACAGAATGTAGATTCATATGGTAAAGATTTTGGAGATAAAAAACCAAAATTAGATATATTAATAAGAGAAGCAGCAAAATTTGATTCGATAAAAAGAATATGGTTTTTAACTTCATATCCAACTGATATAACGGATAAATTAATTGAAGAAGTTGCAAATAATTTTAAAGCAGCAAAGAATTTTCATTTGCCTGTTCAGGCGGGAAGCAATAATATTTTAAGAAAGATGAATAGAAGATATACAAAAGAATTTTATATTAATTTAATTGAGAAAATAAAAAATACAGTTCCTAAAGTTACAATATCTGGAGATATTATTGTAGGATTCCCTGGAGAGACAGATGAAGATTTTATGGATACAGTAGATCTGGTGAAAAAAATTAGGTATGAAAGATTAAATTTAGCAGAGTATTCTCCAAGAGAAGGAACAATTTCTGCAAAATATTATGAAGACGATGTTCCTAAAAGAATAAAAAATAAAAGATTTCAATATCTTATGAACATTCAAAAGCAAATTAATCATGAAGAAAATGAAAAATATTTAGATAAAGTAGTAACCGTAATACAGGAAAATAAAACCAAATCTGGAGCATATATCGGTAGAACTATAAATAATAAAGTAATAATATTTGAAAGTACAGAAGACTTGATAGGAAAATTTGTTAAAATTAAGATTAATAAAATTTCAGCTGGACCTTTATATGGTGAAATTATAGCTAAAGAAAATGATAAAACTTTTAATAAAATAGAGTCATATATATAA
- the tilS gene encoding tRNA lysidine(34) synthetase TilS, whose product MKLEYEVLKFIRKYNMYEEGDRVLLGVSGGRDSMAMMDILFKLKDNLNISLGVAHFNHSLRNTADEEERFVEKECRKRSLPFYSKKMDVKTYAMTNKLGIEEAARKLRYEFFNEILEAKKYNKIAIAHYSKDLSETVIYRLTKGTGIFGIAGVLPIYKNVTRPILSLNFENLEKYVTINNVKYVIDESNYDTKYARNKIRHEILPKLYEINEKYENAILRFAEITWEYRNFLNIIYKERVQIENNVHKLKLNNDFLDKEILRMIFLNLNELPPSKKEVEKILSMKSKGKRKINNILLEKEKNMLYISKEVKSLGGK is encoded by the coding sequence ATGAAGTTAGAATATGAAGTATTAAAATTTATAAGAAAATATAATATGTATGAAGAAGGAGATAGAGTATTATTAGGAGTTTCTGGTGGAAGAGATTCAATGGCTATGATGGATATATTATTTAAACTAAAAGATAATTTAAATATTTCCTTGGGAGTAGCGCATTTTAATCACTCTTTAAGGAATACTGCAGATGAAGAAGAAAGATTTGTAGAAAAAGAGTGTAGAAAAAGGAGCCTTCCATTTTATTCAAAAAAAATGGATGTAAAAACTTATGCAATGACAAATAAATTAGGAATTGAAGAAGCAGCAAGAAAGCTGAGATATGAATTTTTTAATGAAATTTTAGAAGCAAAAAAATATAATAAAATAGCTATAGCTCATTATTCGAAAGATTTATCTGAAACTGTAATATATAGATTAACAAAAGGAACGGGTATTTTTGGAATTGCTGGTGTGTTACCAATATACAAAAATGTTACAAGACCGATATTAAGTTTAAATTTTGAAAATCTGGAAAAATATGTTACAATTAACAATGTTAAATATGTTATTGATGAGTCTAATTATGATACAAAATATGCAAGGAATAAAATAAGGCATGAAATATTACCTAAGTTATATGAAATAAATGAAAAATATGAAAATGCTATTTTAAGATTTGCAGAGATAACCTGGGAATATAGAAATTTCCTCAACATCATATATAAAGAACGTGTTCAGATAGAAAATAATGTACATAAATTAAAGTTAAATAATGATTTTTTGGATAAAGAAATACTAAGAATGATTTTTTTAAATTTAAACGAATTACCACCATCAAAAAAAGAAGTTGAAAAGATATTAAGTATGAAATCAAAAGGCAAAAGAAAAATTAATAATATATTGTTGGAAAAAGAAAAAAATATGCTTTATATATCAAAGGAGGTAAAATCTCTTGGCGGAAAATAA
- the ftsH gene encoding ATP-dependent zinc metalloprotease FtsH: protein MAENKGPNSNNRKKLLGVIAVYFVIGLIIFFIIRGMTVDTSSLTISYTEFVDLVDRGKVSRVLVKDTGNINVKTIDGQTYELFAPVILRDANFVDKLIEKNIEVDFKQDVTSGWLYGILSYIIPFIILIFLWMMMLRPLTGRGPQGMNFTKSPARKYDPEKERVTFNDVAGVDEAKEELEDIVRFLKNPQAFNKMGARMPKGILLVGPPGTGKTLIARAVAGEAKVPFFYISGSDFVELFVGVGAARVRDLFAQAKANAPAIIFIDEIDAVGRQRGAGLGGGHDEREQTLNQLLVEMDGFDPRVGIIVMAATNRPDILDKALLRPGRFDKKVILDMPDVKGREQILKIHMRGKPISPNIDVEVLARRTPGFSGADLENLINEAALLSARKGKKIIEMNELEEAIDRVIAGPARKSRIISEKTRKIIAYHELGHAIVGSLLPNADPVHKVTIVPRGHQALGFTLQLPLEDKYLMTKEEILDRITGILGGRAAEELVFNQITSGAANDLQKATEYARIMILKFGMSERLGPIAWGAEEEEVFLGKELAKMKNYSEETANEIDNEIKRIIIESYEKAKGILEENIDKLHEIANVLLEKETLSGDELNELLGVKKAKSSDEEVEDDGGDLERN from the coding sequence TTGGCGGAAAATAAAGGACCAAATAGCAATAATAGGAAAAAATTACTTGGAGTCATTGCTGTTTATTTTGTTATAGGTCTTATAATATTTTTTATTATAAGAGGAATGACGGTGGACACATCAAGTTTGACTATCAGTTACACAGAATTTGTTGATTTAGTTGATCGTGGGAAAGTTTCAAGGGTTTTAGTAAAAGATACCGGTAATATTAATGTGAAGACTATAGATGGACAAACATATGAGTTATTTGCACCTGTAATATTAAGAGATGCTAATTTTGTTGATAAATTAATAGAAAAAAATATAGAGGTAGATTTTAAACAAGATGTTACATCGGGTTGGTTATATGGTATTTTAAGTTATATAATTCCTTTCATTATTTTAATATTCTTATGGATGATGATGTTAAGGCCATTAACGGGTAGAGGGCCGCAGGGGATGAACTTCACGAAAAGTCCTGCAAGGAAATATGATCCCGAAAAAGAGAGAGTAACCTTTAATGATGTTGCTGGGGTTGATGAAGCTAAAGAAGAATTAGAAGATATAGTAAGATTCTTAAAAAATCCACAAGCATTTAATAAAATGGGAGCTAGAATGCCAAAAGGTATTTTGTTGGTTGGCCCTCCAGGTACAGGTAAAACATTAATCGCTAGAGCTGTAGCTGGAGAAGCTAAAGTACCTTTCTTTTATATAAGTGGATCTGATTTTGTTGAGCTATTTGTTGGTGTTGGAGCGGCAAGAGTGAGGGATTTATTTGCACAAGCCAAGGCAAATGCTCCTGCGATAATATTTATTGATGAAATTGATGCGGTTGGAAGGCAAAGAGGCGCTGGATTAGGTGGTGGTCATGATGAGAGAGAACAAACATTAAACCAATTACTTGTTGAAATGGATGGTTTTGACCCAAGGGTTGGTATTATAGTAATGGCTGCAACTAACAGACCGGATATACTTGATAAAGCTTTATTAAGACCAGGTAGATTTGATAAAAAGGTTATTCTTGATATGCCAGATGTAAAGGGTAGAGAGCAAATATTGAAAATACATATGAGGGGAAAACCAATATCACCAAATATAGATGTAGAAGTTTTAGCTCGAAGAACACCAGGTTTTTCCGGTGCAGATCTTGAGAATTTAATAAATGAAGCTGCGTTACTTTCAGCAAGAAAAGGCAAAAAAATCATTGAAATGAATGAATTAGAGGAAGCGATAGATAGGGTTATAGCAGGACCTGCAAGAAAAAGCAGAATAATTTCAGAAAAAACAAGAAAGATTATTGCTTATCATGAATTAGGTCATGCAATTGTTGGGTCATTATTGCCTAATGCAGATCCAGTTCATAAGGTTACTATTGTACCAAGAGGGCATCAGGCTTTAGGATTCACATTGCAATTGCCTTTAGAAGACAAATATTTGATGACCAAAGAAGAAATACTGGATAGAATAACAGGAATATTGGGAGGTAGAGCTGCAGAGGAACTTGTGTTTAATCAAATAACCAGTGGAGCAGCAAATGATTTACAAAAAGCTACAGAATATGCAAGAATTATGATATTGAAGTTTGGGATGAGCGAAAGGTTGGGCCCAATAGCCTGGGGAGCAGAAGAAGAAGAAGTATTTCTTGGAAAAGAACTCGCAAAAATGAAAAATTATAGTGAAGAAACAGCTAATGAAATAGATAATGAGATAAAAAGAATCATAATTGAATCATATGAAAAAGCCAAAGGGATTTTAGAGGAAAATATAGATAAATTGCATGAAATAGCTAATGTTTTACTTGAAAAAGAAACATTAAGTGGAGATGAATTAAATGAATTGTTGGGTGTAAAAAAAGCTAAATCCTCAGATGAGGAGGTGGAAGATGATGGAGGTGATTTGGAAAGAAATTGA
- a CDS encoding response regulator transcription factor has product MGKKVIMIIEDDPAISEMLNFNLTKEGYDVVLASDADEAVKMIEEKEVDFFIVDIMLPGSMDGFDFIRTVKSNEKFKNAPVLILSAKDDPADKVAGLELGSDDYVTKPFNVRELIARIKSIFRRQQQAMQIKEEGPKKIIAKDLEIDTERYEVLIRGNPVELTPLEFELLTFLAKNEGKVFSRDVLLDKLWGYDYFGDTRTVDVHIRRLRTKIEEDPSNPKYIITVRGKGYKFRDPGKEKLDY; this is encoded by the coding sequence ATGGGCAAAAAAGTTATTATGATTATTGAAGATGATCCAGCTATTTCCGAAATGCTAAACTTCAATCTTACAAAAGAAGGTTATGATGTAGTTTTAGCTTCAGATGCTGATGAAGCAGTTAAGATGATTGAGGAAAAAGAGGTAGATTTCTTCATCGTAGATATCATGCTACCAGGTTCTATGGATGGTTTTGATTTTATTAGAACAGTAAAAAGTAATGAAAAGTTTAAAAATGCTCCTGTTTTGATTCTTAGTGCTAAAGATGATCCAGCAGATAAAGTAGCAGGATTAGAATTAGGTAGTGATGATTATGTAACAAAACCATTCAATGTAAGAGAATTAATTGCCAGAATAAAATCAATATTTAGAAGACAACAACAAGCAATGCAAATAAAAGAAGAAGGACCAAAAAAGATTATTGCTAAGGATTTAGAAATTGATACAGAAAGATATGAAGTTTTAATCAGAGGTAATCCTGTAGAATTAACTCCATTAGAATTTGAATTATTAACTTTCTTAGCTAAAAATGAAGGAAAAGTATTTAGCAGAGATGTTTTATTAGATAAATTATGGGGTTATGACTATTTTGGAGATACAAGAACTGTTGATGTTCATATAAGAAGATTAAGAACTAAAATAGAAGAGGATCCATCAAATCCAAAATATATTATTACAGTAAGAGGAAAAGGATATAAATTTAGAGATCCTGGAAAAGAAAAATTGGACTACTAA
- a CDS encoding thioesterase family protein, whose translation MMEVIWKEIEDLEGKEYNFSFSVNDESFLWSEKEEYKDFHLLSTTALLEEIFRASTEILEPLIPEHVAVVSSAKINHIAPTPYGFKVFIKLKIVYVKENRIKFLAEVYDEMEKIAEAEFKRVIVNKKALKRRTNEKSSKLI comes from the coding sequence ATGATGGAGGTGATTTGGAAAGAAATTGAGGACCTGGAGGGGAAAGAATATAACTTTTCGTTTAGTGTTAATGATGAAAGTTTTTTGTGGTCAGAGAAAGAGGAATATAAAGACTTTCATTTATTATCCACAACAGCTTTATTAGAAGAGATATTTAGAGCTTCAACAGAGATATTAGAACCGTTAATTCCAGAACATGTTGCAGTAGTTTCTTCTGCAAAGATCAATCATATTGCACCTACACCATATGGGTTTAAGGTATTTATAAAATTAAAAATTGTTTATGTAAAAGAAAATAGAATAAAGTTTTTAGCTGAGGTTTATGATGAAATGGAAAAAATTGCCGAAGCTGAATTCAAAAGGGTTATAGTAAATAAAAAAGCTTTAAAAAGAAGAACTAATGAAAAATCATCAAAATTAATTTAA